One window of the Rhipicephalus sanguineus isolate Rsan-2018 chromosome 4, BIME_Rsan_1.4, whole genome shotgun sequence genome contains the following:
- the LOC119389312 gene encoding DNA replication complex GINS protein PSF2, whose protein sequence is MECADAEFLAEKTQVTIIPTFSAEKLYLITGDVGPFAAGSPLSVPLWMALNLKQRQQCRIVPPAWLGKQFLEDVKQEEAGSPVFTRMPCEHYLEVTQMLFDVAAADIPDASQVRTLVKDIWDLRQAKLRSSVDAFVKSDEVHARVDHLTLMEAIGVRRLLCAALGHLHKLRQGPSDGAPTSSQSQTF, encoded by the coding sequence ATGGAGTGTGCGGACGCCGAGTTCCTGGCGGAGAAAACGCAGGTTACAATCATACCGACATTCAGTGCGGAGAAACTGTACCTCATCACTGGCGACGTGGGTCCCTTTGCAGCGGGCTCTCCGCTCAGCGTGCCCCTGTGGATGGCCCTGAACCTGAAGCAGAGGCAGCAGTGTCGCATTGTGCCGCCGGCCTGGCTCGGCAAGCAGTTTCTTGAGGACGTGAAGCAGGAGGAGGCTGGCTCGCCGGTCTTCACCCGGATGCCGTGCGAGCACTACTTGGAGGTGACGCAGATGCTGTTCGATGTGGCCGCCGCCGACATACCGGACGCGAGCCAAGTGCGCACCCTGGTCAAGGACATCTGGGACTTGCGGCAGGCCAAGCTGCGCAGCTCCGTCGACGCCTTCGTCAAGAGCGACGAGGTTCACGCCCGGGTCGACCACCTCACCCTCATGGAGGCGATCGGCGTGCGCCGCCTGCTCTGCGCTGCCCTCGGTCACCTCCACAAGCTGCGTCAG